The Williamsia sp. DF01-3 genome has a window encoding:
- the pdxH gene encoding pyridoxamine 5'-phosphate oxidase, whose product MRVAYSASGGDDAAGADGVRGNLDPSWLAGDPPWLALFGQWLREAIDAAIAEPNAMVLGTVDADGHPSTRTVLCKAADADGVVFFTGYDSDKANHLASTPYASVTFPWIGMERQVHFRGPVSKVPAEATENYWVRRPRGSQLSAYASEQSAPIESRTALEERAAAIADQFGGADGDQPVPVPPRWGGYRLTPTEVEFWQGRANRLHNRVRCTLVDGRWRSVRLQP is encoded by the coding sequence ATGCGGGTGGCCTATTCGGCATCGGGCGGTGACGACGCGGCGGGTGCGGACGGGGTTCGCGGCAACCTCGACCCGAGCTGGCTCGCAGGGGATCCGCCGTGGCTGGCCCTGTTCGGTCAATGGCTGCGCGAAGCCATCGATGCCGCGATCGCCGAACCCAATGCGATGGTCCTCGGCACGGTTGATGCCGACGGCCATCCGTCCACCCGCACGGTGCTGTGCAAGGCTGCCGATGCCGACGGCGTGGTGTTCTTCACCGGCTACGACTCCGACAAGGCGAACCATCTGGCGTCCACTCCGTATGCCTCGGTCACCTTCCCGTGGATCGGGATGGAGCGGCAGGTGCACTTCCGCGGGCCCGTCAGCAAGGTGCCCGCCGAGGCCACCGAGAACTACTGGGTCAGGCGGCCACGTGGTTCTCAGCTCAGTGCCTACGCGTCCGAACAGTCGGCACCCATCGAGTCACGCACGGCGCTCGAGGAGCGTGCGGCGGCGATCGCCGATCAATTCGGCGGCGCGGACGGAGATCAACCGGTTCCGGTGCCGCCGCGCTGGGGTGGCTATCGCCTGACGCCCACCGAGGTGGAGTTCTGGCAGGGCCGGGCCAACAGGTTGCACAACCGGGTTCGGTGCACGCTCGTCGACGGACGTTGGCGCAGTGTGAGATTGCAGCCGTGA
- a CDS encoding FKBP-type peptidyl-prolyl cis-trans isomerase: protein MTKPEIEFPQGPAPTELVSTDLVIGDGDVAVAGGVVDVHYVGVEYETGEEFDSSWNRGQSANFPLDRLIPGWQEGIPGMKVGGRRQLTVPPELAYGPEGAGHRLSGKTLIFVIDLLGVS, encoded by the coding sequence ATGACAAAACCTGAGATCGAATTCCCGCAAGGCCCCGCACCCACCGAACTGGTGAGCACCGACCTGGTGATCGGTGACGGCGACGTCGCTGTCGCCGGCGGAGTGGTCGACGTCCACTACGTCGGCGTCGAGTACGAGACAGGCGAGGAGTTCGACTCCTCGTGGAATCGCGGCCAGTCAGCCAACTTCCCGCTCGACCGGCTGATCCCCGGCTGGCAGGAGGGTATCCCCGGCATGAAGGTCGGCGGTCGCCGCCAGCTCACCGTGCCGCCCGAGCTCGCTTACGGGCCCGAGGGCGCCGGACACCGGCTGTCGGGTAAGACGCTGATCTTTGTGATCGATCTGCTCGGCGTTTCCTAG
- a CDS encoding citrate synthase 2, whose product MAVNVQVPDGFVEGLEGVTAFTTEIAEPDKNGGNLRYRGVDIEDLVENNVTFSDVWALLVDGKFGDGLPPAEPFPLPIHTGDVRVDVQAGLAMLAPIWGYKPLLDIDESTARNNLARASVMALSYVAQSARGIHRPAVPQDVIDECDTVTARFMTRWKGEPDPAHIRAIDAYWVSAAEHGMNASTFTARVIASTGADVAASLSGAIGAMSGPLHGGAPARVLPMIEEVERTDDARGLVKGILDRKEKLMGFGHRVYRAEDPRARVLRRTAQELNAPRYEVAAALEQAALTELRERRPDRAIETNVEFWAAVILDFAEVPPHMMPAMFTCGRTAGWCAHILEQKRLGKLVRPAALYVGAAPRRPEDVEGWATIAG is encoded by the coding sequence ATGGCAGTCAATGTGCAGGTACCGGACGGATTCGTCGAAGGTCTCGAGGGCGTCACCGCCTTCACCACCGAGATCGCCGAGCCGGACAAGAACGGCGGAAACCTCCGTTACCGCGGTGTCGACATCGAAGACCTGGTCGAGAACAACGTGACCTTCTCCGATGTCTGGGCGCTGCTGGTGGACGGGAAGTTCGGTGACGGCCTTCCCCCGGCCGAACCCTTCCCGCTGCCCATCCACACCGGAGACGTCCGCGTCGACGTACAGGCCGGGCTGGCCATGCTGGCTCCGATCTGGGGCTACAAGCCGCTGCTCGACATCGACGAGTCCACCGCACGCAACAACCTCGCCCGCGCCTCGGTGATGGCGCTGTCGTACGTCGCCCAGTCGGCACGCGGCATCCATCGTCCCGCCGTGCCGCAGGACGTGATCGACGAATGCGACACCGTCACAGCACGTTTCATGACCCGATGGAAGGGTGAGCCGGACCCCGCGCACATCCGCGCCATCGATGCCTACTGGGTCAGCGCCGCCGAGCACGGCATGAACGCCTCCACGTTCACCGCCCGCGTCATCGCCTCCACGGGCGCCGATGTCGCGGCCTCGCTGTCGGGTGCCATCGGCGCGATGTCCGGCCCGCTGCACGGCGGCGCACCGGCCCGCGTGCTGCCGATGATCGAAGAGGTCGAGCGCACCGACGATGCCCGCGGCCTGGTCAAGGGCATCCTCGACCGCAAAGAAAAGCTGATGGGTTTCGGGCATCGCGTCTACCGCGCCGAAGATCCCCGGGCCCGGGTCCTGCGCCGCACGGCCCAGGAACTCAATGCCCCTCGCTATGAGGTTGCTGCCGCTCTGGAGCAGGCCGCACTGACCGAACTACGCGAGCGCCGCCCCGACCGCGCCATCGAGACCAACGTGGAGTTCTGGGCCGCGGTCATCCTCGATTTCGCCGAGGTGCCGCCGCACATGATGCCCGCCATGTTCACCTGCGGGCGCACCGCCGGTTGGTGCGCACACATCCTCGAACAGAAGCGTCTGGGCAAACTCGTCCGTCCTGCCGCGCTGTACGTGGGCGCCGCACCTCGTCGCCCAGAAGACGTCGAAGGCTGGGCCACCATCGCCGGCTGA
- the serC gene encoding phosphoserine transaminase gives MSETITIPADLLPADGRFGCGPSKVRPEQLQSLVDTGASVFGTSHRQAPVKNVVGSIRSGLADLFNLPDGYEVVLSNGGTTAFWDAAAFGLISKRSLNLTYGEFSSKFATVAKKAPFLDDPIVVSTEPGTAPSIATIGAEQYEGVDLVGWAHNETSTGVAVPVTRPDLAGDALIAIDATSGAGGLPVNVADADVYYFAPQKSFASDGGLWIALMSPAALDRIATIGASDRWCPEFLSLPTAVDNSSKNQTYNTPAVGSLLLLANQIEWMNNQGGLDWCTARTADSSSRLYDWAEASEFASPFVADKAYRSQVVGTIDFNDDVDAAAVAKILRANGVVDTEPYRKLGRNQLRVGMFPAVEPDDVSKLTACIDYVVGAL, from the coding sequence ATGAGCGAAACGATCACCATTCCGGCCGACCTCCTGCCCGCTGACGGCCGATTCGGTTGCGGCCCTTCCAAAGTCCGCCCCGAACAGCTGCAGTCGCTCGTCGACACCGGTGCATCGGTGTTCGGCACCAGCCACCGGCAGGCTCCGGTCAAGAACGTTGTCGGCTCCATCCGCAGCGGTCTCGCCGACCTGTTCAACCTGCCCGACGGTTACGAGGTGGTGCTGTCCAACGGTGGTACCACCGCCTTCTGGGACGCCGCGGCGTTCGGTCTCATCTCCAAGCGGTCGCTGAACCTCACCTACGGCGAGTTCTCCAGCAAGTTCGCCACCGTCGCGAAGAAGGCCCCGTTCCTCGACGACCCGATTGTCGTCTCCACCGAGCCGGGCACCGCGCCGAGCATCGCGACCATCGGCGCCGAGCAGTACGAGGGCGTCGACCTGGTCGGTTGGGCCCACAACGAGACCTCCACCGGTGTCGCGGTCCCGGTGACGCGCCCCGATCTCGCCGGTGACGCCCTGATCGCCATCGACGCCACCTCCGGCGCCGGCGGTCTGCCGGTGAATGTCGCCGACGCAGACGTCTACTACTTCGCCCCGCAGAAATCGTTCGCGTCCGACGGCGGCCTCTGGATCGCGTTGATGAGCCCCGCCGCCCTCGATCGGATCGCCACCATCGGTGCCTCCGATCGCTGGTGTCCCGAATTCCTGTCGCTGCCGACCGCGGTGGACAACAGCAGCAAGAACCAGACGTACAACACCCCTGCTGTCGGATCCCTGCTCCTGCTGGCCAACCAGATCGAGTGGATGAACAACCAGGGCGGCCTCGACTGGTGCACCGCCCGGACCGCAGACAGCTCCAGCCGGCTCTACGACTGGGCCGAGGCCAGCGAGTTCGCCAGCCCGTTCGTCGCCGACAAGGCCTACCGGAGTCAGGTGGTCGGCACCATCGACTTCAACGACGACGTCGACGCCGCCGCAGTCGCGAAGATCCTGCGCGCCAACGGCGTGGTGGACACCGAGCCATACCGCAAGCTCGGCCGAAATCAACTGCGCGTCGGCATGTTCCCGGCCGTCGAGCCCGATGACGTCAGCAAGCTCACGGCGTGCATCGACTACGTGGTAGGCGCTCTGTAA
- a CDS encoding alpha-amylase family glycosyl hydrolase encodes MIAHPFIYEINTWPWLDELSRRCGRRVELGDVPGEVWDAIAASGADVVWLMGVWQRSPAGVAIARADESLVQHCRDILPDFTIDDIVGSPYCIRGYEVDPMLGGPNGLASARQALADRGIRLILDFVPNHVAPDHSWTTAHPEFFVGGTADDLREEPASFIEVGGKVLANGRDPYFPAWPDVVQLNAFSTELRAAVITTLTRIAEQCDGVRCDMAMLMMNDVFARTWGERAGDVPSQEYWPLVIGAVRSVHPDFTFIAEAYWDLEAALQEQGFDYCYDKGLYDRFVEGGDAAAVRRQLDAEPDHLSRLVRFLENHDEPRAASVFSLEGHKIAAVTSFTQPGARLVYDGQFEGRRVHLPVQLGRSPAEEVDNELLDFYGRLTNILRDNTFRTGSWAAADITGWDDNATTADLLAWTWHGDARWLVVVNLGDQVASGMVRARWDGLGALDPQVDEVDLVDDTRDLRYRRSTADLTDGLFVELGPRLWHLFRVEPVPAEDTSDDAEREAI; translated from the coding sequence GTGATCGCGCACCCGTTCATCTACGAGATCAACACGTGGCCGTGGCTCGACGAGCTCAGCAGGAGGTGCGGTCGGCGCGTCGAACTGGGTGATGTCCCCGGCGAGGTGTGGGACGCGATCGCGGCGTCCGGTGCTGATGTGGTGTGGCTGATGGGGGTGTGGCAGCGCAGCCCGGCCGGTGTCGCGATCGCCAGAGCGGACGAGTCCCTGGTGCAGCATTGCCGGGACATCCTGCCCGACTTCACCATCGACGACATCGTCGGTTCGCCGTACTGCATCCGTGGATACGAGGTGGACCCGATGCTCGGCGGCCCCAACGGGCTGGCGTCGGCACGGCAGGCGCTTGCCGACCGCGGGATTCGCTTGATCTTGGACTTCGTGCCCAACCATGTTGCGCCCGACCACTCGTGGACCACCGCGCATCCGGAGTTCTTCGTCGGCGGCACCGCCGATGACCTGCGCGAGGAACCGGCCTCCTTCATCGAGGTCGGCGGCAAGGTCCTCGCGAACGGCCGCGACCCCTACTTCCCGGCGTGGCCCGACGTCGTGCAACTCAACGCCTTCTCCACCGAATTGCGTGCGGCCGTCATCACCACCCTCACGCGAATCGCCGAACAGTGTGATGGCGTGCGGTGCGACATGGCGATGCTGATGATGAACGACGTGTTCGCCAGAACCTGGGGTGAACGCGCGGGAGATGTTCCGTCACAAGAGTATTGGCCACTCGTGATCGGAGCTGTGAGGTCGGTACACCCCGACTTCACATTCATCGCGGAGGCGTACTGGGACCTCGAGGCCGCCCTGCAGGAGCAGGGATTCGACTATTGCTACGACAAGGGTCTGTACGACCGCTTCGTCGAAGGCGGCGACGCTGCCGCGGTCAGAAGGCAACTCGATGCCGAGCCGGATCATCTCAGCCGGCTCGTCCGATTCCTCGAAAATCACGACGAGCCCAGGGCTGCTTCGGTGTTCTCGCTCGAGGGGCACAAGATTGCGGCAGTCACGTCGTTCACCCAGCCCGGCGCGAGGTTGGTCTACGACGGCCAGTTCGAGGGCAGGCGCGTGCATCTCCCTGTGCAACTGGGCCGCAGCCCGGCTGAGGAGGTCGACAACGAGTTGCTCGACTTCTACGGACGGCTGACGAACATCTTGCGCGACAACACTTTCCGTACCGGATCGTGGGCCGCGGCCGACATCACCGGATGGGACGACAACGCCACAACAGCGGATCTGCTGGCGTGGACCTGGCACGGTGACGCCCGCTGGCTCGTCGTGGTGAACCTCGGCGACCAGGTCGCCAGTGGCATGGTGCGAGCGCGATGGGACGGCCTTGGGGCACTGGACCCGCAGGTCGATGAGGTCGATCTCGTCGACGACACCCGCGACCTGCGATATCGCCGGAGCACCGCCGATCTGACCGACGGCCTGTTCGTCGAGCTGGGCCCCAGGCTGTGGCACCTGTTCCGTGTGGAGCCGGTCCCTGCTGAGGACACTTCCGATGATGCTGAACGCGAGGCGATCTGA
- a CDS encoding oxygenase MpaB family protein: protein MSPVTDLRDTRPITTPAPPASEPVPQLLGPDSVTWKFFGGWHGMLIGLWSGSMQNMHPKLGAAVWEHSDFFGERWERLMRSLYPIIGVVFDGTEDTGREVRDYHREIKGAMPDGSRYHALDPDVFYWAHATFWYGNIRCAEVFGPPITEAEKRQLFEESRTWYAMYGVSTRPCPDTYEEFLEYWDDMCRNVLQDHPAVRTVLDISELPPPPWMSWMPRPIWKQLVRPTERFFTWLTVGLYDQPVRDLMGFTWSERDERRFRRFGKAVNTFMHLLPERYRKHPRCRDAWDRLAGAVPADAPLLDTPVRNLPPEAVRGEPMHYCPVTAARRANLPWQSNETAP from the coding sequence ATGTCTCCCGTGACCGACCTGCGCGATACCCGACCGATCACCACGCCCGCCCCGCCCGCATCAGAGCCCGTGCCACAACTGCTCGGCCCGGATTCGGTGACCTGGAAGTTCTTCGGCGGCTGGCACGGGATGCTCATCGGCCTGTGGTCGGGCTCGATGCAGAACATGCACCCCAAGCTCGGTGCGGCAGTGTGGGAGCACTCCGACTTCTTCGGCGAACGCTGGGAGCGGTTGATGCGGTCGCTCTATCCGATCATCGGGGTGGTGTTCGACGGTACCGAGGACACCGGCCGCGAGGTTCGTGACTACCACCGCGAGATCAAGGGTGCGATGCCTGACGGCAGCCGCTATCACGCGCTCGATCCAGACGTCTTCTACTGGGCGCACGCCACCTTCTGGTACGGCAACATCCGGTGCGCGGAGGTCTTCGGACCACCGATCACCGAAGCGGAGAAACGTCAGCTGTTCGAGGAGTCACGCACCTGGTACGCGATGTACGGGGTGAGCACCCGGCCCTGCCCGGATACCTACGAGGAGTTCCTCGAGTACTGGGATGACATGTGCCGCAACGTCCTTCAAGATCATCCCGCCGTCCGCACGGTACTGGACATCTCCGAACTGCCGCCGCCCCCGTGGATGTCGTGGATGCCCCGGCCGATCTGGAAACAACTGGTCCGCCCCACCGAACGGTTCTTCACCTGGCTGACGGTGGGCCTGTACGACCAGCCGGTTCGCGATCTCATGGGCTTCACGTGGTCAGAACGTGACGAACGCCGTTTCCGCCGGTTCGGCAAGGCCGTCAACACCTTCATGCACTTGTTGCCCGAGCGCTACCGCAAACATCCACGTTGCCGCGACGCCTGGGATCGGCTGGCCGGAGCCGTGCCCGCCGACGCACCACTGCTGGACACCCCGGTGCGCAATCTGCCTCCCGAAGCCGTCCGTGGCGAGCCGATGCACTACTGCCCGGTGACGGCGGCGCGAAGGGCAAACCTGCCCTGGCAGTCCAACGAGACCGCACCCTGA
- the sepH gene encoding septation protein SepH, producing MRELRVIGLEPDGKKVILQDTESSEKFRIPADDTLRAAARGDLTRMGQIEIEMESTLRPREIQSRIRSGASVAQVAAAAGVPIDRVERFAHPVLLERARATELAAQAHPLRYDGPALSTLAEVVAAALGARGHNPDDTEWDAWKGDDNRWVVQVSWRVGRSVNRAHWRYVPGSNSGTVEAIDEVADELTDPDMSRPLRSVIAVAPVSEDNTYDYDHPELAFDYTPPPAAQVTPVSRPARLTVKSDGTEAVTVDADSLTGAQTARRIPARRAEPVPAPQVDSEPTITEPAPTTTDDHDDHHDHDDAPEAPAAEQQPPAPRKRARNSRKPAVPTWEDVLLGVRSSGNT from the coding sequence ATGCGTGAGCTTCGAGTCATCGGCCTGGAGCCGGACGGCAAAAAGGTGATCCTGCAGGACACCGAGTCGAGCGAAAAGTTCCGCATCCCCGCCGACGACACCTTGCGCGCCGCCGCTCGCGGCGATCTGACCCGGATGGGTCAGATCGAGATCGAGATGGAGAGCACGCTGCGTCCGCGAGAGATCCAGTCGCGCATCCGCTCCGGGGCGTCGGTCGCCCAGGTCGCCGCCGCTGCCGGCGTGCCCATCGATCGCGTCGAGCGTTTTGCGCATCCGGTTCTCCTCGAACGCGCACGTGCCACCGAACTCGCCGCTCAAGCGCACCCGCTCCGCTACGACGGTCCGGCACTGTCCACGTTGGCAGAGGTGGTCGCCGCCGCACTCGGAGCCCGCGGGCACAACCCGGACGACACCGAGTGGGACGCCTGGAAGGGCGACGACAACCGCTGGGTGGTGCAGGTGAGCTGGCGGGTCGGCCGGTCGGTGAACCGCGCGCATTGGCGTTACGTTCCGGGGTCCAACTCGGGCACCGTCGAGGCCATCGACGAAGTGGCCGACGAGCTGACTGATCCGGACATGAGCCGGCCGCTGCGGAGCGTGATCGCCGTCGCGCCGGTTTCCGAGGACAACACCTACGACTACGACCACCCCGAGCTCGCCTTCGACTACACACCTCCCCCTGCGGCACAGGTGACACCCGTCTCGCGGCCCGCACGTCTGACCGTGAAATCCGACGGAACCGAAGCCGTGACCGTGGACGCCGACTCCCTGACCGGTGCCCAGACGGCCCGACGCATACCGGCGAGGCGGGCCGAACCCGTGCCCGCGCCGCAGGTCGACAGCGAGCCGACGATCACCGAGCCCGCGCCGACCACCACCGACGATCATGACGACCACCACGACCACGACGACGCCCCGGAGGCCCCTGCGGCCGAGCAGCAGCCACCCGCGCCGCGTAAGCGTGCTCGCAACAGCCGCAAACCCGCCGTGCCGACCTGGGAAGATGTGCTGCTCGGTGTCCGGAGCAGTGGCAACACCTGA
- a CDS encoding citrate synthase produces the protein MSAETVSANGSAAEAKATFSYPGGEIKLPIVEATEGANGVGLGKFLAETGLTTFDGGFVNTASTKSAITYIDGDAGILRYRGYPIEQLAKGSSFLEVSYLLINGELPTPSELDEFTNKISRHTLLHEDLKRFFDGFPRNAHPMPVLSSAVNALSAYYQDSLDPKDPEQVELSTIRLLAKLPTIAAYAYKKSTGQPFLYPDNSLNLVENFLRMTFGFPAEPYEVNPDVVKALDMLFILHADHEQNCSTSTVRLVGSSQANLFTSISGGINALWGPLHGGANQAVLEMLDDIKASGGDTKEFMNKVKNKEDGVKLMGFGHRVYKNYDPRAAIVKETADQILELLGVNDDLLDIAKGLEEVALSDDYFISRKLYPNVDFYTGLIYRAMGFPTRMFTVLFALGRLPGWIAHWREMNADPTGKIGRPRQIYTGYTERDYLNMDQR, from the coding sequence GTGTCCGCCGAAACAGTGTCTGCCAACGGATCGGCAGCGGAGGCCAAGGCCACGTTCAGCTATCCCGGCGGCGAGATCAAGCTTCCCATCGTCGAAGCGACAGAAGGCGCCAACGGCGTCGGACTCGGGAAGTTCCTCGCCGAGACCGGACTCACCACGTTCGACGGCGGTTTCGTCAACACGGCGTCCACCAAGTCCGCGATCACCTACATCGACGGCGATGCCGGAATCCTGCGCTACCGCGGATACCCCATCGAGCAGTTGGCGAAGGGATCGAGCTTCCTCGAGGTCAGCTACCTCCTGATCAACGGCGAGCTCCCGACCCCGTCCGAACTGGACGAGTTCACCAACAAGATCAGCCGCCACACGCTGCTGCACGAAGACCTCAAACGATTCTTCGACGGTTTCCCGCGCAACGCGCACCCCATGCCGGTGCTGTCCAGCGCAGTGAACGCCCTGAGCGCGTACTACCAGGATTCCCTGGACCCGAAAGATCCCGAGCAGGTCGAGCTTTCGACCATCCGCCTGCTGGCGAAGCTGCCCACCATCGCGGCGTACGCCTACAAGAAGTCCACCGGACAGCCGTTCCTGTACCCGGACAACTCGCTGAACCTGGTCGAGAACTTCCTGCGGATGACCTTCGGTTTCCCCGCGGAGCCCTACGAGGTCAACCCGGACGTGGTCAAGGCCCTCGACATGCTGTTCATCCTGCACGCCGACCACGAGCAGAACTGCTCCACCTCCACGGTCCGCCTGGTGGGGTCGTCGCAGGCCAACTTGTTCACCTCGATCTCCGGTGGCATCAACGCACTCTGGGGTCCGCTGCACGGCGGTGCCAACCAGGCCGTGCTCGAGATGCTCGACGACATCAAGGCCTCCGGTGGCGACACCAAGGAGTTCATGAACAAGGTCAAGAACAAAGAAGACGGCGTCAAGCTCATGGGCTTCGGGCACCGGGTCTACAAGAACTACGACCCGCGGGCCGCGATCGTCAAGGAGACCGCCGACCAGATCTTGGAGCTCCTCGGCGTCAACGACGACCTCCTCGACATCGCCAAGGGGCTCGAAGAAGTGGCCCTGAGCGACGACTACTTCATCTCGCGCAAGCTGTACCCGAACGTGGATTTCTACACCGGTTTGATCTACCGCGCGATGGGGTTCCCCACCCGGATGTTCACCGTGCTGTTCGCACTCGGCCGGCTGCCCGGCTGGATTGCGCACTGGCGTGAAATGAACGCCGACCCGACCGGGAAGATCGGCCGTCCCCGGCAGATCTACACCGGATACACCGAACGTGACTACCTGAATATGGATCAGCGCTGA
- a CDS encoding AarF/ABC1/UbiB kinase family protein, whose amino-acid sequence MTITTAEPRPTLQKVPLTTEAARIGATAWHAVCGGARFATRVRHKQDAAAIGAGETRNTFAALGPTYVKLGQLIASSPGVFPKVLSDEFRSLLDRVPPADPEQVRALLTSQLGRDPDEVFDDFDAEPIASASISQVHTATLKTGESVVVKIQRPGIKARLAADLQILQRTAALVELSSYGRMLSARAVIEDFTANLHSELDFRTEAAAMEEWTAAISGSKYADKVRVPKVYWDHTTERVLTLERVDAIRIDDVKAIRRAGHDGTEIVKTLLMSLLESAFTDGIFHGDLHAGNVLVDADGRIVFLDWGIVGRFDDSTRMIVRELLGNLMRSNYEAAGQALAALGTFGKPGSVRETAKDLRRVAAPIGGTELGNMAYADLGRQLANLAKNYDARLPRELVLVGKQLLYVERYMKLLAPRWKAMADPQVVGYTAGLLKDSAPSRTRAAAR is encoded by the coding sequence ATGACCATCACGACAGCCGAGCCACGACCGACACTGCAGAAGGTGCCGCTGACCACCGAGGCAGCGCGCATCGGCGCCACTGCCTGGCACGCCGTCTGCGGAGGCGCGCGCTTCGCCACCCGGGTACGCCACAAGCAGGACGCGGCCGCAATCGGAGCCGGCGAGACGCGCAACACGTTCGCCGCCCTCGGCCCGACCTACGTCAAGCTCGGGCAGCTCATCGCCTCGAGTCCAGGCGTGTTCCCCAAGGTGCTCTCCGATGAGTTCCGGTCGCTGCTCGACAGGGTGCCCCCTGCCGACCCCGAGCAGGTTCGTGCGCTGCTGACCAGTCAGCTCGGCCGCGACCCCGACGAGGTGTTCGACGACTTCGACGCCGAGCCGATCGCCTCCGCGTCCATCTCACAGGTCCACACCGCGACGCTGAAGACCGGCGAGTCGGTGGTCGTCAAGATCCAGCGCCCCGGCATCAAGGCCCGGCTGGCCGCCGACCTGCAGATCCTGCAGCGCACCGCCGCGCTCGTGGAACTGTCGTCGTACGGACGCATGCTCAGCGCCAGAGCGGTGATCGAGGACTTCACCGCCAACCTCCATTCCGAGCTGGACTTCCGCACCGAAGCGGCCGCCATGGAGGAGTGGACCGCGGCGATCTCGGGGTCGAAGTACGCCGACAAAGTGCGTGTTCCCAAGGTGTACTGGGACCACACCACCGAGCGGGTACTCACCCTCGAGCGGGTGGACGCCATTCGCATCGACGACGTCAAGGCCATCCGCCGCGCGGGTCACGACGGCACCGAGATCGTCAAGACGCTGCTGATGTCGTTGCTCGAGTCGGCCTTCACCGACGGGATCTTCCACGGCGATCTGCATGCCGGGAACGTTCTCGTCGACGCCGACGGGCGCATCGTGTTCCTCGACTGGGGCATCGTCGGCCGCTTCGACGACAGCACCCGCATGATCGTCCGCGAACTGCTCGGCAACCTGATGCGCAGCAACTACGAGGCCGCCGGTCAGGCCCTGGCTGCCCTCGGCACATTCGGGAAACCGGGTTCGGTCCGCGAGACCGCCAAGGACCTGCGACGCGTCGCTGCTCCCATCGGCGGAACCGAACTGGGGAACATGGCGTACGCCGACCTGGGCCGCCAACTCGCGAACCTCGCCAAGAACTACGACGCCCGACTCCCCCGTGAACTGGTACTCGTCGGCAAGCAGCTGCTCTACGTCGAGCGCTACATGAAACTGCTCGCGCCGCGGTGGAAGGCGATGGCCGACCCCCAGGTTGTCGGGTACACCGCAGGCCTGCTCAAGGATTCGGCCCCCAGCCGCACCCGCGCCGCGGCCCGGTGA